In Listeria cossartiae subsp. cossartiae, one genomic interval encodes:
- the prli42 gene encoding stressosome-associated protein Prli42, with the protein MTNKKVVRVVVILMLIAIVLSSVLTGVLMFL; encoded by the coding sequence ATGACTAATAAAAAAGTAGTTCGCGTTGTCGTTATTTTAATGTTAATCGCGATTGTATTATCAAGTGTTTTAACCGGGGTATTAATGTTTTTATAA
- a CDS encoding M20/M25/M40 family metallo-hydrolase — MIANVKKYFTELIQISSVSGKEKAILTYIKKHLTTLDVSYSLDENYGLIARIPATREKFPTIFFCSHVDTHPSAATPVFQIEQDVFTATKGTSLGADDKAAVAAMLAAIDYFCTEKTPHGDIEFIFTTKEELGMIGMRLFPEEEITAAYGYCLDAPGEVGNYQLQASTLVAMGFTIASSASAQMSPISIARMALHATRPGRIDRENKWEIQSFSGGINDENQQDAQLEILFTSAASFRKALLHIQTIRERFAQTCEKYGAMLTHDTKLIYEGYHIRSKHPLMNIFQKAAKKQTLETHEIMLEGGTDANVLNEKGIPTMLLSAGYENAHTDKERISISQLEKLTQLVIDLAESAKNEKILLRKLN; from the coding sequence ATGATAGCCAATGTAAAAAAATATTTTACCGAATTAATCCAAATTTCATCCGTTTCTGGAAAAGAAAAAGCCATTTTAACTTACATAAAAAAACATTTAACGACATTGGATGTTTCTTATAGCTTAGATGAAAATTATGGCTTGATTGCCCGGATTCCAGCGACTAGAGAGAAGTTTCCAACGATATTTTTCTGTAGCCATGTTGATACGCATCCAAGTGCAGCTACGCCTGTTTTTCAAATCGAACAAGACGTGTTCACCGCTACAAAGGGTACTTCTTTAGGTGCGGATGACAAAGCGGCCGTCGCAGCGATGTTAGCGGCGATTGATTATTTTTGTACCGAAAAAACGCCGCACGGGGACATTGAATTTATTTTTACGACAAAAGAAGAGCTTGGTATGATTGGAATGCGTCTTTTTCCGGAAGAAGAAATTACAGCAGCTTATGGCTACTGTTTGGATGCACCGGGTGAGGTAGGGAATTATCAACTGCAAGCAAGCACTCTCGTTGCGATGGGGTTCACGATTGCTAGTTCTGCTAGTGCTCAAATGTCGCCGATTTCCATTGCTAGAATGGCGCTCCACGCAACACGTCCAGGTCGAATTGACCGAGAAAACAAATGGGAAATTCAGTCATTTTCTGGTGGGATAAACGATGAAAATCAACAAGATGCCCAGTTAGAAATTCTTTTTACGTCTGCGGCAAGTTTTCGTAAAGCGCTTCTGCATATCCAAACGATTAGAGAACGTTTTGCCCAAACGTGTGAGAAATATGGCGCAATGCTAACGCACGATACGAAGCTAATTTACGAAGGCTATCATATCCGCTCTAAACATCCACTGATGAATATTTTCCAAAAAGCGGCCAAAAAACAAACTTTAGAAACGCACGAAATCATGTTAGAGGGCGGAACTGACGCCAATGTCTTAAACGAAAAAGGTATTCCAACCATGCTCTTGTCAGCAGGATATGAAAATGCGCACACAGACAAAGAAAGGATTTCCATAAGTCAGTTGGAAAAACTCACACAACTCGTGATTGACCTTGCAGAATCCGCTAAAAATGAAAAAATTTTACTCAGAAAGCTAAATTAA
- a CDS encoding response regulator transcription factor yields the protein MNRILIVEDEKNLARFIELELQHENYETAVANDGRAGLELALNEEWDAILLDLMLPHLNGVEVCRRVRQVKQTPIIMITARDSVIDRVSGLDHGADDYIVKPFAIEELLARLRSLLRRVENAEQSAKQTTLQYRNLIVEKENRIVKRDEEIIDLTKREYELLLTLMENVNIVLTREVLLNKVWGYETEVETNVVDVYVRYLRNKIDHPDEESYIQTVRGTGYVMRT from the coding sequence ATGAATAGAATATTAATCGTAGAAGATGAAAAAAACTTAGCACGCTTTATCGAACTCGAATTGCAACACGAAAATTATGAAACTGCCGTCGCTAATGATGGACGCGCTGGACTTGAACTTGCATTAAATGAAGAATGGGATGCTATTTTACTTGATCTAATGTTGCCACATTTAAACGGGGTAGAAGTTTGTCGTCGTGTGCGCCAAGTGAAACAAACACCTATTATTATGATAACTGCACGTGACTCTGTTATTGACCGTGTCTCAGGACTTGACCACGGGGCAGATGATTATATCGTGAAACCTTTTGCTATTGAAGAATTACTAGCTCGTCTTCGTTCGCTACTACGCCGGGTTGAAAATGCAGAACAATCGGCGAAACAAACAACGCTACAATACCGTAACTTAATCGTAGAAAAAGAAAATCGGATTGTTAAACGCGACGAAGAAATTATTGACTTAACTAAACGAGAGTACGAACTTTTGCTTACGTTAATGGAAAATGTCAATATTGTTCTAACACGAGAAGTGCTGCTCAATAAAGTTTGGGGCTACGAAACAGAAGTAGAAACGAATGTAGTCGATGTATATGTTCGTTACTTACGAAATAAAATTGATCATCCTGACGAAGAAAGTTACATCCAAACAGTTCGCGGGACAGGGTATGTGATGCGTACATGA
- a CDS encoding phosphate acyltransferase has protein sequence MTKSRFFTEVADTSSFVFAVAGADDEVVLETIRLALNQKLGKFLLFGKKEDKTLTANESVTWIQADTAEAAAQGAISAVKNKEADILVKGFIPTATLMSHVLKKENGLRTNQLLSQIAIFDIPTYHKPLLLTDCAMNVAPKTKEKIAITENAVAAAHKIGIPNPKIALLSAVEEVTEKMPSTVEARDVVAHFGDTLNIAGPLALDVAISKEAALHKGITDSSAGEADILIAPNIETGNALYKSLVYFAGAKVGSAIVGAKVPIVISSRNDTPENKLASFILTVRMVGK, from the coding sequence ATGACAAAAAGCAGATTTTTTACAGAAGTAGCAGACACAAGCTCATTTGTTTTTGCGGTAGCAGGCGCGGATGATGAAGTTGTACTAGAAACGATTCGCCTCGCATTAAACCAAAAACTAGGTAAATTTCTTTTATTCGGTAAAAAAGAAGACAAAACGTTAACCGCGAACGAAAGCGTTACATGGATTCAAGCAGATACAGCAGAAGCGGCAGCACAAGGCGCAATTTCAGCTGTGAAAAATAAAGAAGCAGACATTTTAGTCAAAGGCTTTATTCCAACGGCTACATTGATGAGTCACGTATTAAAAAAAGAAAACGGTCTTAGAACGAACCAATTACTAAGCCAAATTGCTATTTTTGATATCCCGACTTATCATAAACCACTGCTCCTAACAGACTGCGCCATGAACGTTGCACCAAAAACCAAAGAAAAAATCGCGATTACAGAAAATGCGGTCGCGGCTGCGCATAAGATCGGCATACCAAACCCCAAAATCGCTTTGCTAAGTGCCGTGGAAGAAGTAACAGAAAAAATGCCATCCACTGTGGAAGCGCGGGACGTTGTAGCTCATTTTGGCGATACTCTAAACATCGCAGGTCCATTAGCGCTAGATGTAGCCATTTCAAAAGAAGCAGCCCTTCATAAAGGTATTACCGATAGTTCGGCTGGTGAAGCAGACATCTTAATAGCACCAAATATCGAAACAGGAAATGCGCTGTATAAATCGCTCGTATACTTTGCAGGCGCTAAGGTCGGCAGTGCAATCGTCGGCGCGAAAGTACCAATTGTTATTTCCTCGAGAAATGATACACCAGAGAATAAATTAGCTTCATTTATCTTAACCGTAAGAATGGTTGGGAAATGA
- the lpdA gene encoding dihydrolipoyl dehydrogenase — protein MATEYDVVILGGGTGGYVAAIQAAKNGQKVAVVEKGKVGGTCLHRGCIPTKALLRSAEVLQTVKKASEFGVSVEGTAGINFLQAQERKQQIVDQLEKGIHQLFKQGKIDLFVGTGTILGPSIFSPTAGTISVEFEDGSENEMLIPKNLIIATGSKPRTLNGLTIDEEHVLSSDGALNLETLPKSIIIVGGGVIGMEWASMMHDFGVEVTVLEYADRILPTEDKEVAKELARLYKKKKLNMHTSAEVQAASYKKTDTGVEISAIIKGEEQTFAADKILVSVGRSANTENIGLQNTDIATENGFIQVNDFYQTKESHIYAIGDCIPTIQLAHVAMEEGTIAANHIAGKTAEKLDYDLVPRCIYTSTEIASVGITEEQAKERGHEVKKGKFFFRGIGKALVYGESDGFIKIIADKKTDDILGVSMIGPHVTDMISEAALAQVLNATPWEVGNTIHPHPTLSESFREAALAVDGNAIHG, from the coding sequence GTGGCAACAGAATATGATGTAGTTATTCTTGGCGGGGGAACTGGCGGTTACGTCGCAGCAATCCAAGCAGCAAAGAATGGTCAAAAAGTAGCTGTCGTTGAAAAAGGAAAAGTTGGTGGGACGTGTCTTCACCGCGGCTGTATTCCAACAAAAGCCTTATTACGTTCAGCAGAAGTCCTACAAACAGTAAAAAAAGCAAGTGAATTTGGTGTTTCAGTTGAAGGAACGGCCGGAATCAACTTTTTACAAGCACAAGAAAGAAAACAACAAATCGTAGACCAACTAGAAAAAGGTATCCACCAATTATTTAAACAAGGTAAAATTGACTTGTTTGTTGGAACGGGAACGATTTTAGGACCATCGATTTTTTCACCGACTGCTGGGACAATTTCAGTTGAATTTGAAGATGGTTCTGAAAATGAAATGCTAATTCCTAAAAACTTAATTATCGCGACTGGCTCCAAACCACGCACATTAAATGGTTTAACCATCGATGAAGAACATGTTTTATCATCTGACGGCGCGCTAAACCTGGAAACTTTACCAAAATCAATTATTATTGTTGGTGGCGGAGTTATCGGGATGGAATGGGCTTCGATGATGCATGATTTTGGCGTAGAAGTTACCGTGCTAGAATATGCCGACCGAATTTTGCCAACAGAAGATAAAGAAGTGGCGAAAGAATTAGCAAGACTGTATAAAAAGAAAAAACTAAACATGCATACATCTGCTGAAGTTCAAGCAGCTAGCTATAAAAAAACCGATACCGGTGTGGAAATTAGCGCAATCATTAAAGGTGAAGAGCAGACTTTTGCAGCGGATAAAATCCTTGTTTCCGTTGGGCGCTCAGCTAACACAGAAAACATTGGTTTACAAAACACGGATATCGCGACCGAAAACGGCTTTATCCAAGTAAATGATTTTTACCAAACAAAAGAAAGTCATATTTATGCGATTGGTGACTGCATTCCAACAATCCAACTTGCGCACGTTGCCATGGAAGAAGGAACGATTGCAGCTAACCATATTGCCGGAAAAACAGCCGAAAAACTGGACTACGACTTAGTTCCACGCTGTATTTATACTTCTACAGAAATCGCAAGTGTCGGTATCACAGAAGAACAAGCGAAAGAACGCGGTCATGAAGTGAAAAAAGGTAAATTCTTCTTCCGAGGTATCGGGAAAGCGCTCGTTTACGGAGAATCAGATGGCTTCATTAAAATTATTGCAGATAAAAAGACAGATGATATATTAGGCGTCAGCATGATTGGACCGCACGTAACGGACATGATTAGCGAAGCCGCTTTAGCACAAGTTTTAAATGCAACGCCGTGGGAAGTGGGCAACACGATTCACCCGCACCCAACTTTATCAGAAAGTTTTAGAGAAGCTGCCCTTGCTGTGGATGGCAATGCAATTCACGGTTAA
- a CDS encoding alpha-ketoacid dehydrogenase subunit beta, which translates to MPVISYIDAITMALKEEMERDDKVFILGEDVGKKGGVFKATAGLYDEFGEDRVLDTPLAESAIAGVGIGAAMYGYRPVAEMQFADFIMPAVNQIISEASRIRYRSNNDWSCPMVIRAPFGGGVHGALYHSQSVEKVFFGQPGLKIVVPSSPYDAKGLLKAAIRDNDPVLFFEHKRAYRLLKGEVPETDYIVPIGEANVVREGDDITVITYGLAVQFAQQAAERLAAEGVEAHILDLRTIYPLDQEAIIEATKKTGKVLLVTEDNKQGSIISEVAAIISEHCLFDLDAPIARLAGPDTPAMPFAPTMEKHFMINPDKVADAMKELAEF; encoded by the coding sequence ATGCCAGTCATTTCATATATTGATGCAATAACCATGGCGCTTAAAGAAGAAATGGAGCGCGACGATAAAGTATTTATTTTAGGAGAAGACGTAGGGAAAAAAGGCGGCGTATTTAAAGCGACTGCCGGCCTATACGATGAATTTGGTGAAGACCGAGTTCTTGATACACCACTTGCTGAGTCCGCGATTGCCGGAGTTGGAATTGGCGCAGCAATGTACGGCTATCGTCCAGTAGCAGAAATGCAATTTGCTGACTTTATTATGCCAGCTGTTAACCAAATTATTTCAGAAGCTTCCCGAATTCGCTACCGTTCGAATAATGATTGGTCTTGCCCGATGGTTATTCGCGCACCTTTTGGCGGCGGGGTACACGGAGCACTTTACCATTCTCAATCAGTGGAAAAAGTATTCTTTGGACAACCTGGTTTGAAAATTGTTGTCCCATCTTCTCCATATGATGCAAAAGGACTTTTAAAAGCGGCAATTCGCGATAATGATCCAGTACTTTTCTTTGAACATAAACGAGCTTACCGCTTACTAAAAGGCGAAGTACCAGAAACAGATTATATCGTTCCAATCGGCGAAGCAAATGTTGTCCGCGAAGGTGATGATATTACCGTAATTACTTATGGACTTGCGGTTCAATTTGCCCAACAAGCCGCAGAACGTTTAGCAGCGGAAGGCGTAGAAGCACACATTCTTGATTTACGTACAATTTACCCACTAGACCAAGAAGCGATTATCGAAGCAACGAAAAAAACAGGTAAAGTACTGCTTGTAACAGAAGATAATAAGCAAGGAAGCATTATCAGTGAAGTTGCAGCAATTATTTCGGAGCATTGTCTATTTGACTTAGATGCGCCGATTGCTAGACTCGCAGGACCAGATACCCCAGCAATGCCTTTTGCTCCAACAATGGAAAAACACTTTATGATTAATCCAGATAAAGTGGCAGATGCAATGAAAGAATTAGCGGAATTTTAG
- a CDS encoding dihydrolipoamide acetyltransferase family protein, producing MAVEKITMPKLGESVTEGTISSWLVKPGDTVEKYDAIAEVLTDKVTAEIPSSFSGTIKEILAEEDETLEVGEVICTIETADAGSSEPVAEVEKAETKAPKKQETKQVKLAEAPASGRFSPAVLRIAGENNIDLSTVVGTGKGGRITRKDLLQVIENGPVATKPEVQSAPQEKTAAPTPVRSAAGDREIPINGVRKAIAKHMSVSKQEIPHAWMMVEVDATGLVRYRNAVKDSFKKEEGYSLTYFAFFIKAVAQALKEFPQLNSTWAGDKIIEHGNINISIAIAAGDLLYVPVIKNADEKSIKGIAREISELAGKARNGKLSQADMEGGTFTVNSTGSFGSVQSMGIINHPQAAILQVESIVKRPVIIDDMIAVRDMVNLCLSIDHRILDGLLAGKFLQTIKANVEKISKENTALY from the coding sequence GTGGCAGTTGAAAAAATCACCATGCCCAAATTAGGGGAAAGTGTAACAGAAGGAACGATTAGTTCGTGGTTAGTGAAACCTGGCGATACAGTCGAAAAATATGATGCCATCGCAGAAGTACTAACCGACAAAGTAACAGCTGAAATCCCATCTTCTTTTAGCGGGACAATCAAAGAAATTTTAGCCGAAGAAGATGAAACATTAGAAGTAGGCGAAGTTATTTGCACAATCGAAACAGCTGATGCCGGCAGTTCAGAGCCAGTTGCTGAAGTAGAAAAAGCAGAAACCAAAGCCCCTAAAAAACAAGAAACAAAACAAGTTAAACTAGCAGAAGCACCAGCTAGCGGAAGATTTTCCCCAGCCGTACTTCGAATTGCTGGCGAAAACAATATTGATTTATCTACTGTAGTAGGCACTGGCAAAGGTGGCCGAATTACAAGAAAAGATTTGCTACAAGTCATTGAAAACGGGCCAGTAGCCACTAAACCAGAAGTACAAAGTGCGCCACAAGAAAAAACGGCTGCACCAACACCTGTACGCTCAGCAGCTGGTGACAGAGAAATTCCAATCAATGGTGTAAGAAAAGCGATTGCGAAACATATGAGCGTCAGTAAACAAGAAATTCCACATGCTTGGATGATGGTGGAAGTTGATGCGACAGGACTTGTTCGTTACCGTAATGCAGTGAAAGATAGCTTTAAAAAAGAGGAAGGCTATTCGCTAACTTATTTCGCCTTTTTCATCAAAGCAGTTGCACAAGCCTTAAAAGAATTCCCGCAACTTAACAGTACATGGGCAGGCGATAAAATCATCGAGCATGGTAATATCAATATTTCGATTGCCATTGCTGCTGGCGATTTATTATATGTTCCAGTTATTAAAAACGCGGATGAAAAATCCATTAAAGGCATTGCGCGCGAAATAAGTGAACTTGCTGGAAAAGCCCGTAATGGCAAACTTAGCCAAGCGGACATGGAAGGTGGTACATTCACAGTAAACAGTACCGGATCATTTGGCTCTGTGCAATCAATGGGAATTATCAACCATCCACAAGCAGCTATTCTTCAAGTGGAATCGATTGTAAAACGTCCAGTCATTATTGACGATATGATTGCTGTGCGTGATATGGTGAACCTATGTTTATCCATCGATCACCGTATTTTAGACGGTTTATTAGCTGGGAAATTCTTACAAACAATTAAAGCGAATGTCGAAAAAATTTCCAAAGAAAATACAGCGTTGTATTAA
- the buk gene encoding butyrate kinase, whose product MSFDVLTINPGSTSTKLAVYQGDKVLFEETVRHTMQELADFNNVQEQFDFRWQVLRRVMDAFGYDGKNLQAVVGRGGLLRPVAGGTYMVTEKMIADLKENKYGEHASNLGAMLAKKLADELEIPSFIVDPVVVDEMQAIARVSGNAFVARKSIFHALNHKAAGRKIAKQLGSDYEKMNFVIAHLGGGISVAAHRQGEAVDVNNALDGDGPFSPERSGSLPMNDFLEACFSGKWTKRELHDLIVGRGGMISYLGTNSMLDVEARVKAGDEKAIEAFDAMAYQVSKEIGACSVVLQGNIDAIILTGGLARSELFIKKITEQINWIASVIIEPGEDELEALNSGVQRVLAGLEKGKVY is encoded by the coding sequence ATGTCTTTTGATGTTTTGACCATAAATCCTGGTTCCACGTCTACAAAACTCGCTGTTTACCAAGGCGATAAAGTACTTTTTGAAGAAACAGTCAGACACACAATGCAAGAACTAGCCGATTTTAATAATGTACAGGAACAATTTGATTTTAGATGGCAAGTTTTACGTCGAGTGATGGATGCATTTGGTTATGATGGAAAGAATTTACAAGCAGTAGTTGGTAGAGGTGGCTTACTTCGTCCAGTTGCTGGTGGTACATATATGGTTACAGAAAAAATGATAGCAGATTTAAAAGAGAATAAGTACGGAGAGCATGCCTCGAATTTAGGCGCAATGCTTGCGAAAAAACTAGCGGATGAGCTTGAAATCCCAAGTTTCATTGTCGACCCCGTTGTCGTTGATGAAATGCAGGCAATTGCCAGAGTTTCCGGGAATGCCTTTGTTGCGAGAAAAAGCATTTTCCATGCGTTGAATCATAAAGCAGCTGGTCGGAAAATTGCCAAACAACTAGGATCCGACTATGAAAAAATGAATTTCGTTATTGCTCATCTTGGTGGCGGAATTTCGGTTGCAGCCCATCGGCAAGGGGAAGCAGTTGACGTGAATAACGCCTTAGATGGAGATGGTCCTTTTAGTCCAGAACGATCTGGTTCACTTCCGATGAATGATTTTTTAGAAGCGTGCTTTAGTGGAAAGTGGACGAAACGTGAACTGCATGATTTGATTGTTGGTCGTGGTGGGATGATTTCTTACTTAGGAACCAACAGTATGCTAGATGTAGAAGCTAGGGTGAAAGCCGGTGACGAAAAAGCCATCGAAGCTTTTGACGCAATGGCCTATCAGGTTAGTAAAGAAATTGGCGCATGTTCCGTTGTCCTTCAAGGAAATATTGACGCGATTATTTTAACTGGCGGACTTGCTAGAAGTGAGCTTTTCATAAAGAAAATTACCGAGCAAATAAACTGGATAGCCAGTGTGATTATAGAACCAGGAGAAGACGAATTAGAAGCACTAAATAGCGGCGTACAACGCGTGCTCGCTGGTCTTGAAAAAGGAAAAGTGTATTAA
- the gndA gene encoding NADP-dependent phosphogluconate dehydrogenase, which yields MAKQEIGVIGMGVMGRNLALNIESRGHTVSIFNRSTEKTKAVMEENADKKLVPTYSLEEFVESLEVPRRILIMVKAGDATDMMIEAVKPFLNEGDILIDGGNAFFKDTIRRNKELSEEGFNFIGTGVSGGEEGALKGPSIMPGGQRKAYDLVAPILREIAAVADGEPCVTYIGPDGAGHYVKMVHNGIEYGDMQLIAEAYTILKEIGGLSHDELADVFEEWNNGELDSYLIEITKNILKVKDEETGKPIVDVILDKAGQKGTGKWTSQSALDLGVPLSLITESVFARYISALKEERVYASTVLNGPSNYHFEGDKKAFVESVRRALYFSKIASYAQGFAQMRAASEEYNWDLQYGEIAKIFRAGCIIRARFLQKITDAYNQDKNLKNLLLDPYFKDIAHNYQGDLRTVVAEAVKAGIPVPTFTAAISYYDSYRSEVLSANLIQAQRDYFGAHTYERVDKPGVFHTEWPQVED from the coding sequence ATGGCAAAACAAGAAATTGGCGTTATAGGAATGGGCGTTATGGGTCGTAACTTGGCTCTAAACATTGAAAGCCGCGGTCATACAGTATCTATCTTTAACCGTTCTACTGAAAAAACGAAAGCGGTTATGGAAGAAAATGCGGACAAAAAATTAGTACCAACTTATAGTTTAGAGGAATTTGTCGAATCTCTTGAAGTGCCTCGCCGTATCCTTATTATGGTAAAAGCTGGCGATGCTACAGATATGATGATTGAAGCAGTTAAACCTTTCTTAAACGAAGGTGATATTTTAATCGATGGCGGTAATGCTTTCTTCAAAGATACGATTCGTCGTAATAAAGAATTAAGTGAAGAAGGATTTAACTTCATCGGAACTGGTGTATCAGGCGGAGAAGAAGGCGCACTTAAAGGCCCTTCCATCATGCCAGGTGGTCAACGCAAGGCATATGACCTTGTAGCCCCTATTTTACGTGAAATTGCTGCAGTAGCAGACGGAGAACCTTGTGTGACTTATATTGGTCCAGATGGTGCCGGACATTACGTTAAAATGGTGCATAACGGTATCGAATACGGCGATATGCAATTAATCGCAGAAGCTTACACTATTTTGAAAGAAATCGGTGGATTAAGCCATGATGAACTTGCTGACGTATTTGAAGAATGGAACAACGGGGAACTTGATAGCTATTTAATCGAGATCACTAAAAATATCCTAAAAGTAAAAGACGAAGAAACAGGCAAACCAATTGTCGATGTTATTCTTGATAAAGCTGGTCAAAAAGGAACTGGTAAATGGACTAGCCAAAGCGCACTTGACTTAGGTGTTCCACTTTCCTTAATTACAGAATCTGTATTTGCTCGTTATATCTCTGCACTTAAAGAAGAACGTGTTTATGCAAGCACTGTTTTAAACGGTCCATCTAACTATCATTTTGAAGGCGACAAAAAAGCATTTGTTGAATCTGTTCGTCGCGCACTTTACTTCAGCAAAATCGCATCTTATGCACAAGGTTTTGCTCAAATGAGAGCTGCTAGCGAAGAGTACAACTGGGACTTACAATACGGCGAAATCGCGAAAATTTTCCGCGCTGGTTGTATTATCCGTGCTCGTTTCCTACAAAAAATTACAGATGCTTATAACCAAGATAAAAACCTTAAAAACTTGCTATTAGATCCATATTTCAAAGATATTGCACATAACTACCAAGGCGACCTTCGTACAGTTGTTGCAGAAGCAGTAAAAGCTGGAATTCCAGTGCCAACATTCACTGCGGCAATTAGCTACTATGACAGCTATCGTTCGGAAGTATTATCTGCAAATCTAATCCAAGCACAACGCGACTACTTTGGTGCTCATACGTATGAAAGAGTCGACAAACCTGGCGTATTCCATACAGAATGGCCACAAGTAGAAGATTGA
- a CDS encoding thiamine pyrophosphate-dependent dehydrogenase E1 component subunit alpha — translation MTLKEAGLTEDKLIKMYETMLMARRLDERMWLLNRSGKIPFTISGQGQETAQIGAAFAFDLDKDYALPYYRDLAVVLAFGMTAKDIMLSAFAKAEDPNSGGRQMPAHFGQKSNRIVTQSSPVTTQFPHAAGIGLAAKMAGDEIAIYASTGEGSSNQGDFHEGINFASVHKLPVVFVIHNNQYAISVPASKQYAAEKLSDRAIGYGIPGERVDGTNMGEVYAAFKRATDRARNGEGPTLIETVSYRFTPHSSDDDDSSYRSREEVNEAKGKDPLTIFQTELLEEGYLTEEKIAEIEKNIAKEVNEATDYAESAAYAEPESSLLYVYDEEANS, via the coding sequence ATGACTTTAAAAGAAGCAGGTTTAACAGAAGATAAATTAATTAAAATGTATGAAACGATGCTAATGGCAAGAAGACTGGATGAACGTATGTGGTTGCTGAACCGTTCTGGGAAAATTCCTTTTACCATTTCTGGGCAAGGACAAGAAACGGCACAAATTGGCGCTGCGTTTGCCTTTGATTTAGATAAAGATTACGCATTACCATATTACCGTGATTTAGCAGTGGTGCTAGCATTCGGGATGACAGCGAAAGATATTATGTTATCAGCATTTGCTAAAGCGGAAGATCCAAACTCGGGGGGCCGTCAAATGCCAGCTCACTTTGGACAAAAATCCAACCGCATCGTGACACAAAGTTCCCCAGTAACAACGCAGTTCCCGCACGCAGCAGGTATTGGTCTTGCAGCGAAAATGGCTGGTGATGAGATTGCGATTTATGCTTCAACAGGTGAAGGATCTTCTAACCAAGGCGATTTCCATGAAGGAATCAACTTTGCATCTGTACATAAGTTGCCAGTTGTTTTCGTGATTCATAATAACCAATATGCCATTTCTGTGCCAGCATCGAAACAATATGCCGCAGAAAAACTATCTGACCGAGCAATTGGTTACGGCATCCCTGGTGAACGCGTTGATGGAACGAATATGGGAGAAGTATATGCCGCATTTAAACGCGCAACAGATCGCGCAAGAAACGGCGAAGGACCTACATTAATCGAAACAGTTTCCTACCGCTTCACGCCGCACTCCTCTGATGATGACGACAGCAGTTATCGTTCCAGGGAAGAAGTAAACGAAGCAAAAGGAAAAGATCCACTGACAATTTTCCAAACAGAATTACTGGAAGAAGGTTACTTAACAGAAGAAAAAATCGCTGAAATCGAAAAAAATATTGCGAAAGAAGTTAACGAAGCAACCGATTACGCGGAAAGTGCAGCCTACGCTGAACCAGAATCATCTTTACTTTATGTATATGATGAAGAAGCGAATAGCTGA